GGTGGCTGGAGTCGCGCACAAGGGTCCTTTCTGCAATCGCACGAAAGGCACCTGCGGTACGACCTGCAACGAAGACAGTGATTGCGGCAGCAGTGCGTGGTGCGACACGGCCAGCGCTTGCGTGCCGAAGAAGCCCAACGGAGAACTGGTGCCTGGTGGCACGTGCTCGAAGTCGCAGGCCTCGCGCACGTGCCTCTCCGGTGAATGCGAGACGGCGGACAACCGCTGCGGCCTGGTGAATGGGGCGGCGCTGCCCACGGGGGCAGAGGCGTGGCGGGTGTGCCGCTCCGGTGTGGCCGATGCCGACGGGAAGTGCGGCCTGGTGAATGAGACGGCGATGCCCACCGGCGCGGATGCGGCGCAGGTGTGCCGCTCCGGTGTGGCCGAGGCCGACGGGAAGTGCGGCCTGGTGAATGGGACGGCGCTGCCCGCGGGTGCCGGGGCGGGGCGGGTGTGCCGCTCCGGGATGGCCGATGCCGATGGAAAGTGCGGCCTGGTGAATGGGACGGTGTTGCCCGCTGGCACGGAGGCGAGGTGGGCCTGCCGCGCCACGGTGGCGGATGCGGATGAGAAGTGCGGCCTGGTGAATGGGACGGCGCTGCCCGCTGGCGCGGACGCGGAGCAGGTGTGCCGCGCCACGGTGGCGGATGCGGATGAGAAGTGCGGCCTGGTGAATGGGACGGTGTTGCCCGCTGGCACGGAGGCGGAGCAGGTGTGCCGCTCCATGCTGGCGGATGCGGATGAGAAGTGCGGCCTGGTGAATGGGACGGCGTTGCCCGCTGGCGTGGACGCGGAGCAGGTGTGCCGCGCCACGGTGGCGGACGACGACGGGAAGTGCGGCTTGGTGAATGGGACGGCGCTGCCCGCTGGCACGGAGGCGGAGCAGGTGTGCCGCTCCATGGTGGCGGATGCCGACGGGAAGTGCGGCCTCGCTGATGGGTCCACCGTGTCGGCGGGCGCTGAGCCAGCGGACGTGTGCCGCTCGGGCAGGTCCACACGCCAACTCTGTGGCGGACCTGGCTCGGTGGGCCGGATCGAGGGCTTCGGAATGGGTTGCACCACCATACCGGTGACCTCGTTCAGCTGGCTGCTGGTGGCCAGTCTGGCCACCCTCCGCGGCAGCCGGCGCAGGAAGCCGTAGCTCCCATCTTCCACCCTGGCGGGGCGGAGACACCGGTCCTCTTCCGTGTCCCGTCCTGTCTGGGTTCACCAGCCGGGTTGTATCTCCGAGGTAGCAGGCCATGCATCGCATTGTCTTCGCAATCGTTCTCCTGAGCGGATGGGCCATGGCCGCGGAGCTGCCGGCTGGTTCGAGCCAGGGTCTTCCGTTCTACCGGTATGAGCCAACGCCGGCGGGTGAGTCGTCCATCATGGTGGACGTGCCGCGCTTCGGAACCAATGTCTTCTCCGTCGGGTTCAATCTGAACTATTCCCACAGACCGCTGGTGCTGGGCGTGGAGAACGACGCGGGCGAATTCCAGACACTCCGCGTCTTGATCGAGCACCAGCTGGTGGGTCACGTCGACCTGGCGGCCCGGTTCTGTGATTGCACGACGTTCTCGCTCTCCCTGCCCGTTGCCTGGATGGAGCAGGGAAAGGCGAGGCGCACACGGGAGGCTCGATTCTCGGTCTTGAATGCCGCGGCTTCTGCGCTGGAGCCGCTCTCCGGCGATTTCTCCCTCCCCGGCGTGGAGGCGGGTGACCCGCGTCTGGGATGGATGCTGCGCTTGTATGGCTGGCCGAGCGAGAGTCCGTTCTCCGTCAGCATGGGCGGCTACCTGTGGGTGCCGCTCCGCGGGCTTCTCTCACGCACGGACGCGAGCGCCCGGGGCTTTCGCGCGATGCCCCGGCTGGTGTTCGCGGGCTATCGTCACCACATCCAATGGTCGCTCGCGGGCGCCTTTCTCTTCCGCCCGGAAGCGAGCCAGTCCTCCCTTCCCGCGCTCGACGGCAGCGTCGAGGGCTCGGAGCTGCAAGCCGGTACGCATGTCAGCTATACCGACAAGGAGCGCGGTTTCTCGGTGGGTCCGGAGGTGCAGCTCTCGACCGTGCTCATCCCGCGCGATTACGCCTTCAAACCCTTCTACACGAGCCTGGATGTGCTGCTCGGGCTCCACGTCAGGCTCTCTCCGGTGCTGCAGGCGCAGCTGGCCGCCGGAGCGGGACTGCTGCGGCGCGCTGGCTCGCCGGACTTCCGCTTCCTCTTGCGCGTGTCCTACAACCCGGAGTGGAAGCGCGCGGACCGGGAAGCCCCTCATGGAGCGCCCGGTGAAGTCCCGCCCGGTGGCGTGGACCGCGATGCCGACGGCGTGCTGGACCTGGAAGATGCCTGTCCCGATACGCCCGTGGGCCGCGCGCCCGAGCCGTCGCGCCCGGGGTGCCCCGCCAGCGCCCCCGCGCGGACCTTGACTGCTCCTCCGCTCTCCCTGGCGCTCTGTGGGGAGATGCCGCCCCGGTCCGGGTCTCCGGGGTCGCTGGTCCTGGGCTGCCCCGCGGGCGATCGGGACGAGGACACCGTCTTCGACTCGGTGGATGAGTGCCCGGATTCGCCACGGGGAGAGCATCCCGATCCAGTGCGTCCGGGCTGTCCCGCCAGCGATCGTGACCAGGACACCGTGCCTGATGCCGAGGATGCGTGTCCCGAGCAGCCCGGTGCTCCCGCGCTGGAGCGCGACAGGAGTGGTTGCCCCGGGTTGGTGGAAGTGAAGGGAGACAGGCTGCTCATCCGGAGGCCCATCGTCTTCGCCTCCAATACCGATACGGTCCTGTCCGAGAGCTTCCCCGTGCTGCGGGCCCTGGCCGAGGCCCTCCAGGCAAGCCCGTGGATCAAGAAGGTCCGCATCGAGGGGCACACCGACAATCAAGGAACGGTGACGGCCAACAGGACGCTGTCCGTGCGGCGCGCCCGGAGCGTGCTGCTCTGGTTGCAGACGCATGGGGTGGAACCCGCGCGCCTGGAGTCGGCGGGTTACGGCCACGGCCGCCCGGTCACCGGCAATGACACGGATCAGGGCCGTGCCGCCAACCGGCGCGTCGATATCGTGATCATCGATCCGCCCCCGGCGCCCTCGAGCGGAGAGCGTCCGTGATGCCTCATCGACGAAGAGGAGAGCGCATGCAACGTACAGGGTTCCGGCACTGGAGGATGGGTGGGGTCGCCATGGTTCTGGCGATGGCGCCCCTGTCTCCCGATGACGCGGGAGACGCGGGAGGCTCCCATCACGATGTCCAGGTCTCCCTGGACGTGGGGCCCCGCGAGGAACCCGATTATCTCACCGTGCCGGTGTATGCGACCGTCACCAACCTGGGGCCGGACACCGCGGAGAACGTGAGGGTGACCCTCGAGCTGCCCGCATATCTGTCTGGACGTGTCTCCAATGGAGACGTCTCCTGCGGACCCCCGGGCAGCACCATCGAGTGCGTACTCCCCGGGCTCGCTGCCGCGGAGACCGCGGTGGTCGAGGTGGAGCTGACCTTGCCCCCGTCTCCGCTCGAGCCGTTTCCCATCCGTGCCAGCGCGTGGGGAGATGGGGTCGAGCTCGTGCCCGGCAACAACCAGACAGCGCTCAGGACGAGTGGCGGCCGGCTGCGCCTGAGCAGCGGAGGGTGCTCCATCGCGGCGGGGCAGGGGGCCTCCCTGGGCTTGCTGGGCTTGCTGCTCCTGCTGCTGCGCTCATGGAGGACTCCTCCACGTCAACGGCGGGCGCGGAACTCGAGGATGGCCTCGACGGCGCGGCGGTAGCCCCCGGAAGCGCGGACCTCCTGCTGCATCGTCCCCACCTTCTCCCGGAACGCTGGCTCGCTCGAGACCCGGTCCACCGCCTGACGGAGCTGCTCCACCGTGACGGTCTCCTTCTCCAGGGCCAGTCCCAAGCCCAGCTCGGCGACCCGCTGGGCATTCAGGGGCTGCTCGGCCATCTGCGGGATCACCACCACCGGCACGCCGTAGTGGAACGCCTCCATCAAGCTGTTGGCGCCGCCGTGGGTGACGAAGACCGAGGTGCGCTCCAGGACCTCCAGCTGTGGGACCGAGGGGCGCACGAGGAAGTTGTCCGGGATGGGCCCCAGCTGCGCCGCGTTCACCGCGTGCCCCGTGGCGAGCACCACGCGCCAGCGCGTCCCGCCGAAGGCTGTGAAGCACATCCGGTAGAAGTCCGGCCAGTTGTTGAAGACCGTCCCCAGCGAGATGTAGAGCGCCGGGCCTCCCTCGAGGTGCGAGAAGGGGAAGTCCCCGGTGTCTCCTCGCGGCTGGATGGAGGGGCCCACGAAGACGAAGCGCTCATCGAAGGTGTCGCCCTGGGGCTGGAACGCACGCGGCACGCAGACCAGGTTCAGCGGCTCCGCGTGGCTCATCATGCGCGGAAGGTCGAGCGGCGGCAGGCCATGCTCCTGCATCAGCGCCGCCAGCTCCTTGCCCGCCTGCTCGAACACTCCCGGGAACAGCGCCGCCCGGTTGCGCATGAAGGCCGCGAAGGGGCCCGACGGGCTGCCGTTGTTGGCCACGGTGGGGCGGAAGGAGATGGCGGGAATCCCCAGGAGCTGGGCGGCCATCCGGCCCCAGAGGCACATGGGATCATAGACCGCGTAATCGGGACGCTCGGCGCGCACGGCCTCCAATAGCTGGGGGAGCACGTGGCGGCTCTCGCCCGCCATGCGGGCCGGGAGGAAGCCCACCCCGCCCGGCTTCTCCAGCGTGCTGTCGTAGCCGTGGAACCGCGCGCCCGACCGCTCGACCTGGGGCCGGAATGCCTCGGTGAGGAAGTACGAGATGTCCTCGCCTCGATTCACCAGCTCCCGCACCACGGGCAGCGTTGCGTTGACGTGCCCATGCAGGGGGACGTTGAAGAAGACTCCTCTGGCCATGCGTGACCGTATCAGATTTTCTCGATACTCCCATGCGCGGTCCTGCTAGAAGCCCTCCTCATGAGACTTTCGATTGCGGTGGTTGTGGGGGTCGCAGTCTGTCTGTTCGCACCAGTGTCCTCGGCGCGCGATTGGTTCGTCCGCGCGGGCTCGGACGGCGATGGCTCGATGGCCCGGCCGTTCAGCGATCCGTGGGAGGCGCTCGACAAGTGCCAGTCGGGTGACGTCATCCACGTCGCGGGTGGCAAATACTTCGGCCGGCTCGGCAACGGCATGTGGGAAGTGCCCCTCGATGACGTGCAGCTGCTCGGCGGCTACGCCGCGGACTTCAAGAGCCGCGATCCCTGGAAGAACGTCACCCAGTTGCACTGGGACAAGAACTCCAAGAACCGCCCGAAGCAGGAGCGGCTGGTGTCCACCAAGAAGGGCACGGTCGTCGACGGCTTCATCATCGACCAGCGTGACCAGTGCCCCTACGAGACGTCCGAGCAGCTCGGCCGCAAGGAGAACCCCTCCTGTGACAGCGCCCTGCGGTTGGCGCTCCCAGGGGTCGTGCGCAACTGCGTCATCGTGAACCCGGGCTTCGACGGCATCGTCGCGCCGGCCGGCTCGACCCTCGAGAACAACCTCGTGGTGAACGCGGTGAACTGGGGCATCAACATCAACAGCACCACCGACAAGCAGGCCGTCGCGGTGGTGAAGAACAACACCATCGCCTTCACCATGTCGTTCAAGGAGCCCGGCAAGGGCGCCTACAACGGGTCCGGTCTCGCGCTGAAGGCTCATGCCACCGTCACCGGCAACATCATCGCGTTCTCGGACAGCAACGGCATCTACCTGACCGCCAACCCCGAGAAGAGCACGCTCACCGACAACGTGTTCTTCATGAACCTCTACTCGAACCTGAAGTTCTTCTCCGACGGCAAGGACATGCCGGTGGATGACAAGGAGATGGAGCTGCTCGAGGAGGTCGGCTTCAAGAAGGTCTCGAACAACGAGGTGAAGAACCCGCAGCTGCCGGTGGACGCCGGGTGGCTGGACCACGTCTCGAAGCGCACCGCCGCCACGCCCGGCAAGCTGACGATGGACGAGTTCAACAAGGCGCGCCAGGTGCTCGGGCTCCCGATGATCGCCAAGGGCGGCACCCCGCCGTCGGGGGTGGCCCCGGCGATGGACCTCGACAAGGCGCTCAAGCTGCTGGCCCCCAAGGGGGCGGGCCAGGCCGGCGCGCGGGTGAGGCCACTGACCGTCAGCTTCCAGGAGGAGGCGGCCGCGGCGCCGGAGAAGGCGTACAAGCGGATGGAGGTCAGCGCGTGGCTGAGCAAGCCGGAGAGCGTGGAGGGACAGCCGCTCGAGCTGGTCGTCGCGCTGAGCTCGGTCGCGAACGTGAGCAGCGTGCCGGCCCCGTTCAAGCCGGACGAGCACGCGGGGGTGTTCCTGCACGAGCCGACGGGCAGCTACGGCAGGTTCGTGGGCTTCTACCGGAAGGGCTCCACCGTGCAGCGGGTCGCGGATGCCGCGATGGGAGACTGGCAGGGCTCGGGCCCTCCGCCGAAGCTCTTCCTCGCGAAGGGCACCGCCTACGTGATGAAGGGCTACCCGAAGGCGGGCTTCTTCGTCGACAGCCTCGAGCCCTACGAGGCCGCGGCGAAGGTGGGCAGCCGCCCGCAGGGCCGGGACTGGTTCGTCCGGGCGGGAGCGAGCGGCGGCGACGGTTCGCGCGAGAAACCCTTCAAGGATCCGTGGCAGGCGCTGGAGAAGGTCGAGAGCGGTGACTTCGTGCACGTCGCCGAGGGCGAGTACTACGGCAAGCTCAAGACGGGCCGCTGGAAGATCGACGCGCCCTACATCTCGCTCATCGGCGGGTACGACGCGCAGTTTCGCGAGCGCAACCCGTGGAAGCACCCGACGCGCCTGTTCGCACCCGCCGAGTACAAGGGCCGCCGCGATGGCTACGTCATCGAAGGCGCCGATGATCACACCGGCGCGGTGGTCGACGGCTTCGTGTTCGACCGTGCGACCGACAACAAGTACAAGCCGAACGGCGATCTCGACTATGACAACTCGGAGAAGCTCGAGCACCTGTGGCTGTCGAAGCCCGAGTGCGCCGTGCGCAACAATCTGTTCGTGAACGGCGCCGAGGGCGCGGTCCGCATCGGCAGCGGCAACACGCTGGAGAACAACATCTTCATGAACCACCACACCCGCACGGTGGTGGTGCAGCGCGGCTTCGGCACCGCGCCGATCATCTTCCGCAACAACACCGTGGCGTTCTCGTGGGACATCCGGTTCGGCCAGGGCAATGGCCGCAACGGACATCTGCTGTCCGTGGAGAACGGCGTCAACGCGATCATCGATGGCAACATCTTCGAGTTCGCCGACAACGACGCGATCCGCCTGATGGCGAACCCCGCCGACGTGGAGCTGACGAACAACACGTTCAACCACAACCTCTGGTCCAACGTGATGCGGCCGCAGGAGAACGTCACGGTCGATGACAAGACCTTCGCCCAGCTCAAGGACTTCAAGTTCAAGAAGCTCGCGGGCAACCAGGTCATCCCGGCCGGCCTGCCCATCGACCAGAAGTGGTTCGACGCCTACCTGAACCGCACCGCCTACGTGCCAGGCAAGGTGACGATGGATGACTGGAACCAGCTCCGGGAGATGCTCGGCCAGCCGGTGCTCGCCACCGGGGGGCAGGGGCCTTCCGGCTTCATGCCGCTGTATCCGTGGGAGAAGGCGCTCAAGCTCTTCCCGATGAACCCGAAGGTGACCGCCGGCGCACGTGCCAAGGACCTGCCGGTCTCCTTCACGGGCGTCGCGCGGGCTGAGTCGAACTTCGACTACCAGGACGTCACCTGGGGTGATGCCGCGAAGAACGCCTCGACGTGGGATGCGCTGGACGGAAAGCGCGTGGCGATGCGTGTCGTCATCCGCGGCATCGACAACCAGTACCAGCTCCCGGAGCTCTCCAAGGACGAGTACACGCCCTTCACGGTCACCGGCCCCGAGGGAATCGACTCCGGCGGGCTGCCGATGCGGATGTACGTGAAGAAAGGCAGCAAGGCCGAGCGCGCGGTGCGCCAGGCGAAGGCGTACAGCTCGGGGACGCCGGAGCAGTGGTACGTCATCAAGGGAGTGGCGCGCGGGCAGCGGCAGCTCATCGCCGAGGCCGTCGAGCGCGCCGACTGAGGCCCGGCTCGGGCTGGCACGCGGCGGACGGGTCGGGCGCTCGCCCCCCCGCCCGCTCGCCGGCCCATGGAGACTGACCTTCCGGGGACGTGCGCCTTACCTCAAGGGGCATGATGCCACCGACCCAGCCCGGCCCGCTGGTCCTTCGGGAAAAGCACCCCACTGAACACGGTGAGGGTCGCGGAAGACTGTCTCCCCAACGCGAGGCCTTGCTCAAGGCGCGCATCAAGGATCTCTCGCTGCGCCTGGCGGACACGCCGCTCGAGCGCCACATCGCGCAACTGCACGCGGAGCTGGAAGCCAAGGGGATCTCCTTCAAGCCCCAGTGCTACCTGTCCGACGAGTGGGGGTGTCCCTCGGGCGTCCCCGTCATCGGTCTTCCCTTCTATCTGGCCGACCCGGCCCTGCTCTCCATCGAGGCGGACCTGGGCGGCGGCGCGGAGAGCGAGGCGGAGATCCTCATGTACCTCCGCCACGAGGCGGGCCACGCCTTCAACTACGCGTACCGGCTCTACGAGACGGACGAGTGGCTGCGCGTGTTCGGCGACTACTCGCGGCCCTACCGCGATGACTACAAGCCCCAGCCCTTCTCACGGCGCTACGTGCTGCACATCTCCGGCTGGTATGCGCAGAAGCACCCGGACGAGGACTTCGCCGAGACCTTCGCCGTGTGGCTCACCCCCGGCGGTGACTGGCGCAAGCGCTACCAGGGCTGGGGCGCCCTGAAGAAGCTCCAGTACGTGGAGGACATCGTCCAGCGGCTCGGCCGCGCGCCACCCGTCGTCCAGCTCGCCGAGCCGGACTTCACC
The sequence above is drawn from the Archangium gephyra genome and encodes:
- a CDS encoding NosD domain-containing protein, whose product is MRLSIAVVVGVAVCLFAPVSSARDWFVRAGSDGDGSMARPFSDPWEALDKCQSGDVIHVAGGKYFGRLGNGMWEVPLDDVQLLGGYAADFKSRDPWKNVTQLHWDKNSKNRPKQERLVSTKKGTVVDGFIIDQRDQCPYETSEQLGRKENPSCDSALRLALPGVVRNCVIVNPGFDGIVAPAGSTLENNLVVNAVNWGININSTTDKQAVAVVKNNTIAFTMSFKEPGKGAYNGSGLALKAHATVTGNIIAFSDSNGIYLTANPEKSTLTDNVFFMNLYSNLKFFSDGKDMPVDDKEMELLEEVGFKKVSNNEVKNPQLPVDAGWLDHVSKRTAATPGKLTMDEFNKARQVLGLPMIAKGGTPPSGVAPAMDLDKALKLLAPKGAGQAGARVRPLTVSFQEEAAAAPEKAYKRMEVSAWLSKPESVEGQPLELVVALSSVANVSSVPAPFKPDEHAGVFLHEPTGSYGRFVGFYRKGSTVQRVADAAMGDWQGSGPPPKLFLAKGTAYVMKGYPKAGFFVDSLEPYEAAAKVGSRPQGRDWFVRAGASGGDGSREKPFKDPWQALEKVESGDFVHVAEGEYYGKLKTGRWKIDAPYISLIGGYDAQFRERNPWKHPTRLFAPAEYKGRRDGYVIEGADDHTGAVVDGFVFDRATDNKYKPNGDLDYDNSEKLEHLWLSKPECAVRNNLFVNGAEGAVRIGSGNTLENNIFMNHHTRTVVVQRGFGTAPIIFRNNTVAFSWDIRFGQGNGRNGHLLSVENGVNAIIDGNIFEFADNDAIRLMANPADVELTNNTFNHNLWSNVMRPQENVTVDDKTFAQLKDFKFKKLAGNQVIPAGLPIDQKWFDAYLNRTAYVPGKVTMDDWNQLREMLGQPVLATGGQGPSGFMPLYPWEKALKLFPMNPKVTAGARAKDLPVSFTGVARAESNFDYQDVTWGDAAKNASTWDALDGKRVAMRVVIRGIDNQYQLPELSKDEYTPFTVTGPEGIDSGGLPMRMYVKKGSKAERAVRQAKAYSSGTPEQWYVIKGVARGQRQLIAEAVERAD
- a CDS encoding macrolide family glycosyltransferase, yielding MARGVFFNVPLHGHVNATLPVVRELVNRGEDISYFLTEAFRPQVERSGARFHGYDSTLEKPGGVGFLPARMAGESRHVLPQLLEAVRAERPDYAVYDPMCLWGRMAAQLLGIPAISFRPTVANNGSPSGPFAAFMRNRAALFPGVFEQAGKELAALMQEHGLPPLDLPRMMSHAEPLNLVCVPRAFQPQGDTFDERFVFVGPSIQPRGDTGDFPFSHLEGGPALYISLGTVFNNWPDFYRMCFTAFGGTRWRVVLATGHAVNAAQLGPIPDNFLVRPSVPQLEVLERTSVFVTHGGANSLMEAFHYGVPVVVIPQMAEQPLNAQRVAELGLGLALEKETVTVEQLRQAVDRVSSEPAFREKVGTMQQEVRASGGYRRAVEAILEFRARR
- a CDS encoding OmpA family protein, which encodes MHRIVFAIVLLSGWAMAAELPAGSSQGLPFYRYEPTPAGESSIMVDVPRFGTNVFSVGFNLNYSHRPLVLGVENDAGEFQTLRVLIEHQLVGHVDLAARFCDCTTFSLSLPVAWMEQGKARRTREARFSVLNAAASALEPLSGDFSLPGVEAGDPRLGWMLRLYGWPSESPFSVSMGGYLWVPLRGLLSRTDASARGFRAMPRLVFAGYRHHIQWSLAGAFLFRPEASQSSLPALDGSVEGSELQAGTHVSYTDKERGFSVGPEVQLSTVLIPRDYAFKPFYTSLDVLLGLHVRLSPVLQAQLAAGAGLLRRAGSPDFRFLLRVSYNPEWKRADREAPHGAPGEVPPGGVDRDADGVLDLEDACPDTPVGRAPEPSRPGCPASAPARTLTAPPLSLALCGEMPPRSGSPGSLVLGCPAGDRDEDTVFDSVDECPDSPRGEHPDPVRPGCPASDRDQDTVPDAEDACPEQPGAPALERDRSGCPGLVEVKGDRLLIRRPIVFASNTDTVLSESFPVLRALAEALQASPWIKKVRIEGHTDNQGTVTANRTLSVRRARSVLLWLQTHGVEPARLESAGYGHGRPVTGNDTDQGRAANRRVDIVIIDPPPAPSSGERP
- a CDS encoding putative zinc-binding metallopeptidase → MLKARIKDLSLRLADTPLERHIAQLHAELEAKGISFKPQCYLSDEWGCPSGVPVIGLPFYLADPALLSIEADLGGGAESEAEILMYLRHEAGHAFNYAYRLYETDEWLRVFGDYSRPYRDDYKPQPFSRRYVLHISGWYAQKHPDEDFAETFAVWLTPGGDWRKRYQGWGALKKLQYVEDIVQRLGRAPPVVQLAEPDFTTEEMEGTVLEHYRQRELDEKVDLELRNAFDQSLEEIFEGPGEAPVRAETLVQAERQRLLSLVSHYSGVSRGVVRALLDHLAERTAAMNLTLHPDDSREAGMRLASLVTVLTMNYLYTDRFFEE
- a CDS encoding DUF11 domain-containing protein translates to MQRTGFRHWRMGGVAMVLAMAPLSPDDAGDAGGSHHDVQVSLDVGPREEPDYLTVPVYATVTNLGPDTAENVRVTLELPAYLSGRVSNGDVSCGPPGSTIECVLPGLAAAETAVVEVELTLPPSPLEPFPIRASAWGDGVELVPGNNQTALRTSGGRLRLSSGGCSIAAGQGASLGLLGLLLLLLRSWRTPPRQRRARNSRMASTARR